One window from the genome of Gemmatimonadaceae bacterium encodes:
- a CDS encoding GlsB/YeaQ/YmgE family stress response membrane protein translates to MNWIVSLIMGGIVGWLASMVMKTDAQMGLVANVLVGIVGSVLGYWIAGLLGMAPTGGVMRFAVAIAGAALLIFILRKMGVFAKA, encoded by the coding sequence ATGAATTGGATCGTCTCGTTGATCATGGGCGGAATCGTCGGCTGGCTGGCGAGCATGGTCATGAAGACCGATGCACAGATGGGCTTGGTAGCCAACGTGCTGGTGGGCATCGTTGGTTCGGTCCTGGGCTACTGGATTGCCGGACTGCTCGGCATGGCGCCCACGGGAGGCGTGATGCGCTTCGCGGTCGCGATCGCGGGTGCGGCGTTGCTGATCTTCATCCTGCGCAAGATGGGCGTCTTCGCGAAGGCGTAA
- a CDS encoding lipocalin family protein: MWNRAKLFVAGSMVVSAMLGGCGGSSTGPSPASLTGTWTATKMEFVKAGSPATTADLVAKGATVTLDLRASHDYTLTVKMPGQADELTTGTWSSSADMLSMTVTGFTGERQFAMNLSGNTITLGGADVDFDFNDDGIDEPAKLSMVLTK; this comes from the coding sequence ATGTGGAATCGCGCGAAGCTGTTCGTGGCGGGTTCGATGGTGGTATCGGCGATGCTTGGGGGATGCGGCGGCTCGTCGACGGGTCCGAGCCCGGCGTCTCTCACGGGGACGTGGACGGCGACCAAGATGGAGTTCGTGAAAGCGGGCAGCCCCGCCACGACGGCGGATCTCGTCGCCAAGGGCGCGACGGTCACGCTCGATCTGAGGGCAAGCCACGATTACACGCTGACGGTCAAGATGCCGGGGCAGGCCGATGAGTTGACGACGGGCACGTGGAGTTCGTCGGCGGACATGCTCTCGATGACCGTGACCGGTTTCACGGGTGAGCGGCAGTTCGCCATGAATCTGAGCGGCAATACGATCACGCTCGGTGGTGCGGACGTGGATTTTGACTTCAATGACGACGGGATTGACGAGCCGGCAAAGTTGAGTATGGTGTTGACGAAGTAA
- a CDS encoding DUF488 family protein, whose translation MAIRVVRLGSPRHADEGTRIGTVRRPPRGVPKAEFAKQNWYDVWFPTLAPSAATVRIGQEAATVAAWNKFARRYRAEMSSREAAHALDLLAALSQQSNFSVGCYCENEEHCHRSVLRALLLEKGAKVASEGAVASPRS comes from the coding sequence ATGGCCATTCGCGTCGTTCGACTTGGCAGCCCTCGCCACGCAGACGAGGGAACCCGCATCGGGACCGTGCGCCGCCCGCCACGCGGAGTCCCGAAGGCCGAATTCGCAAAGCAGAACTGGTACGACGTATGGTTCCCGACCCTCGCGCCGAGCGCGGCGACGGTAAGGATCGGACAGGAGGCGGCCACGGTGGCGGCCTGGAACAAGTTCGCGAGGCGGTACCGGGCGGAGATGTCCTCTCGGGAGGCGGCTCACGCCCTGGACCTTCTCGCCGCGCTGTCGCAACAGAGCAACTTCTCCGTCGGCTGCTACTGCGAAAACGAAGAGCATTGCCATCGCTCGGTGCTGCGCGCTCTGCTTCTGGAGAAGGGCGCCAAAGTCGCCAGCGAAGGGGCGGTCGCGTCGCCGCGTTCGTAG
- a CDS encoding nuclear transport factor 2 family protein, with translation MHKSPIVLAMAVLAAGPIAASAQTPATSKAEVMATVHQFVDAFNKGDTKVVLAACADQTSIIDEFPPHEWHGAGACARWSSDYDTDARKNGITDGVVTLRDPSHVDIAADRAYVVVPADYSFKKNGKPVKEVGSVFTLVLHKGQAGWKLTGWAWAKH, from the coding sequence ATGCACAAATCGCCGATTGTACTCGCCATGGCCGTCCTGGCCGCAGGACCGATCGCCGCATCCGCGCAGACGCCGGCGACTTCGAAGGCCGAGGTAATGGCGACCGTGCACCAGTTCGTGGACGCGTTCAACAAAGGCGACACGAAGGTGGTCCTGGCGGCCTGCGCCGATCAGACGTCCATCATCGATGAGTTTCCGCCCCACGAATGGCATGGGGCCGGGGCGTGCGCCCGGTGGTCGAGTGACTACGACACCGACGCCAGGAAGAATGGGATTACCGATGGGGTCGTCACGCTCCGCGACCCGTCGCACGTCGACATCGCCGCCGACCGCGCCTACGTCGTCGTGCCGGCGGACTACTCGTTCAAGAAGAACGGGAAGCCGGTCAAGGAAGTCGGCTCGGTGTTCACGCTCGTCCTGCACAAGGGCCAGGCAGGTTGGAAGTTGACGGGATGGGCGTGGGCCAAGCATTAG